Part of the Kitasatospora sp. NBC_01266 genome, ACCGCAGTGCGTAACCGCATCGCTGACGACCAGTCCTTCGCCCGCATCCGCTCCAAGGCGGCCAAGGGCACCGGCCGACGCAGTCTGGACGACGAGACCTACTACGAGCCGTACTTCGAGGCTGACGAGGACGCTCAGCAAAACCATTCCACTCCCGCGCGGGCCGTCGACGGCCCGCCGGAGGGCGACCGCTGGTCCACCTGGGACCAGTCCACCCCGACCGAGAAGGGGCCCGAGCCGCGCCCCGACTGGGTGGTGACCGAACTGGCCGCCGTCGACACCGAGTTCGGCATCCTGAAGACCGGCAAGGAGGCCGACGTCTTCCTGCTGGAGCGCGCCGTGCCGGGCACCGGACGTCGCACCCTGATGGCGGCCAAGCGCTACCGCGACGGCCAGCACCGGATGTTCCACCGCGACTCCGGCTACCTGGAGGGCCGCGCCCACAAGGAGTCCCGGGTCAGCCGCGCGATGGCCAAGCGCACCGACTTCGGCAAGCAGGCGATCGCCGGCCAGTGGGCCGCCGCCGAGTTCACCGCGCTCTCCCGGCTCTGGTCGGCGGGCGTGGCCGTGCCCTACCCCGTGCAGATCCTCGGCACCGAGATCCTGATGGAGTTCATCGGCGACCCGAGCGGCACCGCCGCCCCGCGCCTGGCCCAACTGCGCGCCGAGGAGAGCGATCTGGAGGACCTCTGGGCGCAACTCGGGGCGAGCCTGGCGGTGCTCGCCCGGGGCGGCTACGCGCACGGCGACCTGTCCGCCTACAACATCCTGGTCCACCAGGGCCGCCTGGTGATCATCGACGTCCCGCAGATCGTCGACGTCATCGCCAACCCGCGCGGCCGCTCCTTCCTGGAGCGCGATGTCCGCAACGTGGGCGCCTGGTTCGTCTCGCGCGGGCTCGCGGAGCGGCGGGTCGAGGAGCTGGCACGGGAGTTGGCGTTCGAGGCGCGGCTGGACTGACGGTCAGTCAGCTTGTACCGTCCGCGCCGAGCTGCGGAGATGGCGCCCGGCCGACCAGGCCGGGCGCCGAGGGGGATGCGGTCAACCGCTCAGGAGAGCAGGCTCCAGGACTGCCCCGGGGCGCTGCCGCTGGGTGAGTTGGTCACCACGGTGGACCCGGCGGTGGTGCCGGCGGTGTCCAGGGTCATGCCGTTGCCGACGTTGCTGATGACCAGTGCGCCGGTGCTGGTGTTCTGCAGCACCCGCCACTCCTGCCAGGGGTTGCCGGGCGAGTAGTTGAGCAGATAGGCGCTGTTGCCCGCGGCGGCGCCGGCGGCCAGCACGGTGTGGACCTGGGTGCCGGTGTCGCAGTTGTCGCTGATCTGGACGGTGCCGTCGGGGTTGCTGGTGAAGGTCCACTGCTCGGAGGTGTGGGTGTTCCACCAGGTGTTGATGTCCGCGTTGGCGCCCACCGCGGCGCTGCAGGTGCCGGCCACCTCCAGGGCCTGGCCGCCGGTGCCGCCGGCGCTGATCGCGTGGTACTTGCCGTCGCCGACGATGGTGGCGGGGACGGTGGTCGGCAGCGGGGTCAGGCGGTAGAGGGCGGCGGCGTGCGGGGCGAGCGTGGCGCTGATCGGGCCGGTGAAGTCGCCGGTGGCGCCGGACCACACCTCCTGGTAGGAGTAGCCGGTGCCGCCCAGGCCGAGCGCGCTGAGGCTGGTGGAGACGGTCTGGCTGTTGTTCGGGTCCTGGTTGACCAGCAGGACGGCGGTGTCGCCGTTGGCCAGCGGGCGCTGCAGCACGACCGGGGCGGTCGGCGAGTTGGGCGGGTTGCCGACCAGGGTGGCCGGCTTGGCGAGGGTGTCCTGGTCGATGGCGATCATGCCGGGGTTCTTCAGGATCGCCAGCGAGTCGGCGTTGATGCCGGTGGACCAGGTGTTGCCGTACTGGTCGGTGTGCTGGGACTGCGCGGCGGTGCGCATATCGGCGCCGGAGATCAGCGGGGCCGCCATCATCGACAGGATCGAGGTCTCGGTGCGCGACTCGTCATCGGTGAACGGCTTGTGGCAGGTGCAGGTGTCGTCCACGCCGTAGTCGCCGTCGACGTCGTTCCAGCCGGTGAACATCATGTCCATGTCGTTCCAGCTGCCGGGCCGGACATTGGCCG contains:
- a CDS encoding alpha-galactosidase, whose amino-acid sequence is MRVRPRRLTRLPSLLLTLALATPGLGALALTTAPPAAALANGNALTPPMGWNSWNSLGTGVNEQQMVDTIDFMSSNGLVAAGYNTVTIDDGWSLPYRSGQSAPFVKTSYGSMQLYDANGNPVSGTDGTGNDPTSGDLTPDPNNFPSQVVNGQTMNGIQYLAWYAHSKGMKFGLYATDTYTTCQGHPGSLGHETTDANDFVSWGVDYVKYDDCPYGPQIIGPDGHNYYTQGEGKELTESMYARVQTFQKALDAASAAQGRPKVTLSVSAQPVHTGVPYLLNANDPARTDPVIVAAGTPQYDAPGYSPTGVWCGQVANLCRIGGDRDSELNGVLYDGQLQTALQYSANVRPGSWNDMDMMFTGWNDVDGDYGVDDTCTCHKPFTDDESRTETSILSMMAAPLISGADMRTAAQSQHTDQYGNTWSTGINADSLAILKNPGMIAIDQDTLAKPATLVGNPPNSPTAPVVLQRPLANGDTAVLLVNQDPNNSQTVSTSLSALGLGGTGYSYQEVWSGATGDFTGPISATLAPHAAALYRLTPLPTTVPATIVGDGKYHAISAGGTGGQALEVAGTCSAAVGANADINTWWNTHTSEQWTFTSNPDGTVQISDNCDTGTQVHTVLAAGAAAGNSAYLLNYSPGNPWQEWRVLQNTSTGALVISNVGNGMTLDTAGTTAGSTVVTNSPSGSAPGQSWSLLS
- a CDS encoding serine protein kinase RIO — protein: MRNRIADDQSFARIRSKAAKGTGRRSLDDETYYEPYFEADEDAQQNHSTPARAVDGPPEGDRWSTWDQSTPTEKGPEPRPDWVVTELAAVDTEFGILKTGKEADVFLLERAVPGTGRRTLMAAKRYRDGQHRMFHRDSGYLEGRAHKESRVSRAMAKRTDFGKQAIAGQWAAAEFTALSRLWSAGVAVPYPVQILGTEILMEFIGDPSGTAAPRLAQLRAEESDLEDLWAQLGASLAVLARGGYAHGDLSAYNILVHQGRLVIIDVPQIVDVIANPRGRSFLERDVRNVGAWFVSRGLAERRVEELARELAFEARLD